The Tachyglossus aculeatus isolate mTacAcu1 chromosome 22, mTacAcu1.pri, whole genome shotgun sequence genome window below encodes:
- the FJX1 gene encoding four-jointed box protein 1, whose product MAALPYRLRKGRKNNSSPLTLHISRSHDPGETVLNRKISPQEEARAVPEAVADGAGDWSHCEIQKRPGSGRQKSSPERRRTPEFPAPGCSRRRGEPARPRTARWGRGARNRTATGLPGSARRRPLGSRARCEAAARPGPGSVGGKMRGAAATTAGLWLVMLGSLLALWSGLPQRAGPGAGLLRSEPTPAPRLLLLLPPRPGAPKTFRALLTLPAGGDGAPPSPAAAGLSGPPRAGPPAVHGGIFWSRRLEEQVPRGFSEGQAAAWLEAARAARVVALERGGCGRSSNRLARFADGTRACVRYGISAEQIQGEALSYYLARLLGLQRHVPPLALARVEPRGAQWARVQDELRGAHWAEGSVVSLTRWLPNLTDVVAPAPWRSEDGRLRPLRAEGLANRTQPELVELVQWTDLIVFDYLTANFDRLVSNLFSLQWDPRVMQRATSNLHRAPGGGLVFIDNEAGLVHGYRLVGVWDKYHEPLLRSVCVFRERTVQRVLELHERRDAAAQLLRLYRRHEPRFPELAALAQPHAGLLQRRLHFLADHIARCRARDGAP is encoded by the exons ATGGCAGCGCTCCCGTATAGGCTGAGGAAGGGACGAAAAAACAATTCCAGCCCATTAACGTTACACATCTCCCGAAGCCATGACCCTGGGGAAACGGTACTAAACAGAAAAATAAGTCCGCAGGAGGAGGCTCGGGCGGTTCCCGAAGCGGTAGCCGATGGAgccggggact GGTCTCACTGCGAAATACAAAAGCGGCCGGGCAGCGGCCGACAGAAGAGTTCGCCGGAGCGAAGGCGGACACCGGAGTTCCCGGCGCCCGGCTGCAGCCGGAGGAGGGGCGAGCCTGCGCGGCCCCGCACAGCGCGATGGGGCAGAGGCGCCCGGAACCGAACAGCGACCGGGCTGCCCGGGTCCGCCCGCCGCCGGCCCCTGGGGTCCCGGGCTCGGTGTGAAGCGGCggctcggcccggcccggggaGCGTGGGCGGGAAGATGCGGGGCGCCGCCGCCACAACCGCGGGGCTCTGGCTCGTGATGCTGGGTTCGCTCCTGGCCCTGTGGTCCGGGCTCCCGCAGCGGGCGGGCCCCGGGGCGGGACTGCTGCGCTCGGAGCCCACGCCCGCCccgcggctcctcctcctcctgccgccgCGCCCGGGAGCCCCGAAAACTTTCCGGGCGCTGCTCACCCTGCCGGCCGGCGGGGACGGCGCGCCCCCGTCCCCCGCCGCGGCGGGGCTGTCGGGGCCGCCGCGGGCCGGGCCCCCGGCGGTGCACGGGGGGATCTTCTGGAGCCGGCGGCTGGAGGAGCAGGTGCCCCGGGGCTTCTCGGAGGGCCAGGCGGCGGCGTGGCTGGAGGCGGCGCGGGCGGCCCGCGTGGTGGCCCTGGAGCGCGGCGGCTGCGGGCGCAGCTCCAACCGGCTGGCGCGCTTCGCCGACGGCACCCGCGCCTGCGTGCGCTACGGCATCAGCGCGGAGCAGATCCAGGGCGAGGCCCTGTCCTACTACCTGGCCCGCCTGCTGGGCCTCCAGCGCCACGTGCCGCCGCTGGCCCTGGCGCGGGTGGAGCCGCGGGGCGCGCAGTGGGCGCGGGTGCAGGACGAGCTGCGCGGCGCCCACTGGGCGGAGGGCAGCGTGGTCAGCCTGACCCGCTGGCTGCCCAACCTGACGGACGTGGTGGCCCCGGCGCCGTGGCGCTCCGAGGACGGGCGCCTGCGGCCCCTGCGGGCGGAGGGGCTGGCCAACCGCACGCAGCCCGAGCTGGTGGAGCTGGTGCAGTGGACCGACCTGATCGTCTTCGACTACCTGACGGCCAACTTCGACCGGCTGGTCAGCAACCTCTTCAGCCTGCAGTGGGACCCGCGGGTCATGCAGCGGGCCACCAGCAACCTGCACCGGGCCCCCGGGGGCGGCCTGGTGTTCATCGACAACGAGGCGGGGCTGGTGCACGGCTACCGGCTGGTCGGCGTGTGGGACAAGTACCACGAGCCGCTGCTCCGCTCGGTCTGCGTCTTCCGGGAGCGGACGGTGCAGCGGGTGCTGGAACTGCACGAGCGGCGGGACGCGGCGGCGCAGCTGCTCCGCCTCTACCGGCGCCACGAGCCGCGCTTCCCCGAGCTGGCCGCGCTGGCCCAGCCCCACGCCGGCCTGCTGCAGCGCCGCCTCCACTTCCTCGCCGACCACATCGCGCGCTGCCGGGCCCGGGACGGCGCCCCGTGA